AAAAATCCTGTGAAAAACACGCAAATAGCTGTTAGATAAAAATATGGCTTTCTTAAAGACTCATCCAGGGTAAAACCTTCCCAGCCGGTTCTTTTCATGTTATCAGGTTGTTCTTTCCCGCTGCCAAAAGGTAAAAGTCCCATATCTGCAGGATAATTGCGGATGGCTAAAATAAGAGGTATTGAGCAGATCATGTAGCACACCGAAGTAAAAAAATAAGACTGCCGCCAGCCAAAATTCTGAATCCAGTCTGCAACAATCATGCTGAAGAGGCTTCCTCCAAGCCCACTACCCGCCAATATAACACCCATAATAGTACCTTTACGTTCTACAAACCAGCGCTCCACAATAATGGACACAACCGCTGTAGTACAAAAAGCAGAGCCAGCTCCATAAAGAGCTCCACATATGTAAAATACTGCCAGGCTCTGTGCTCTTGAGAAAATAAAAAAAGCAGTAGTAAGTAGCCCATAACCTATTCCAACCATTTTTCTCACTTCAAGTTTACGTACAAAAAAACCAATTAGAAAATTAAAAGCTGCGGTAAATAGAAACCGGAAAGTAAAAACAACTGAAAATGCACCTCTACTAAAACCCATTTCTTTTGTTACTGGCGTAATATAAAGGCCACTGGGAGAATTTCCTAATCCCAGGCCTACAAACACCATAATAAAGCAAGCTCCGGCAACAATCCATCCATAAAAGAATCTTTGCCTATTAACAGCAATTTTTTCATTTAGATTTGTGTTTTCTAAGTTAGTATTTTGTGAAACCTTCATATCATTAATTCCTTCCAAAATATTTATGTTGATAGAAGCAGTATTAAGTATTATTAATTTGATTCTTTGTACAAGATACATGATTTTTTAAGCCATGTAATTACTAAATAACATAAGTTTCGTTATTTAATACATTAATTCATTATATCATGAAATTTTAAACTTGAAAAAATTTATAAAAAAATGATTATAAAATAATCCTGCACATATAAGTGTTTTACTTACATATGCAGGATTCATCTGGATTATCCCAAGAATAATGAAATCTTCCTCTTCCAGAAGGAGGCTGAATTAAGGCAAATCACGTTTGCACCGGTATGATTCCGGGCTCTAAACCCCTGGCAAAGCGGGTTTGCTTAATATGCTACTGTTTCCCAGAAGTCAAAAGGAGCTGCAAGTTCCTGACTTACATAAACCTGTGTATCAAGAAGCTGTAGTATTGAACTTGGCACAAGAGGAGTAACAGGTCCATGCAGAATCAATCTTGATACCATTCTCTGCCAGGATGTAAATGTACCATTTGTGAGCAGTGCATGAAGTTCGATTCTTTCCCTGGATCTGACAACATCTGCCGGTCCTATTGTTGCTGCCTTGGGAGGTACTGCAGTAATATACCCTGACTGTCCGAAAATACCATGCAAGGAATTTTGAGCAATTGTCAATGGATGCAGAGTTACAATTTTTGCATCCTGTTTAAGGTATTCATTTATATCCTCCGTCAAGAACTCGTCAACAGGATCAACAAAGGCAATATGCCCGGCCCATCCGGGACTTGAATAGCAGACATCCGCTCCTCCCTCACCAACTTCTGTTATGAGTTTGGAATAGTCTTTAAAGTTTTCGTTTGTAGGATAATAAACATTTTCTAAAGGCATGCGGAGTTCCGGATCAATTTTGTATACAAAATATTTGAGCATTGAACGGGCAAAACCTGCGCGATATGTTATGGGAGCAATATTGCCATCTTCATCTGCCCACTCGTCCATAGCAAATATATATACATTTCTGCAATTGATCCTATGATAATTTATCAGCTCAGCAACAGGCCAGTATGTCTCAGGCTCAGGATTCCCAAGAATCAGAGTAATCTTTTTATCTTTTTCGTCTGATTCTTTAATTCTGGTGAAAATGTCTCCAATAATTATTGGATGCGGATTTAGCACAACCTTAATTTTGAAATTTGGATTAGGATGTTTCTCAAGGTCCGTCCCACTGATTTTTCTTAATCTTTCACAGACTTCCTTGTCTTTAAAAGGAACAAAATCTGCCGGTGTAAATTTAAAATCAGTAGCTGGGTCAAGAATAATCTCTTTCATTTCTTCTACCCCCATTTCAATAGTTTTATTATAGTTTAATGGTCTTTTAATGGTTCTAAATCAGGATGATAAACTAAATAATAATCTCCCCTGATAAAATAACTTTCTTTACGTTCATAAGATGGTCCACAATAATCAGGTCAGCCTTATTCCCTGCTGCTATCTCCCCATATCCGGACATATTTAGTAATTTTGCGGGATTATATGATGCAAACCTGAAAACATCGCAAAGGCTTGATCCTGTATGCTTGAACATATTGCGGCAGGCAATATTCAGTGTTAATTTTGAACCTGCAATTTCACCTGCAAAATCAAAATTAATATCATCAACATCTTCATATCCTTCAGGAACAGGCCCCTCTGAAACAAAGGCGTCAGAAATAAGTATTATTCTGTCCTTTCCTTTTATTTTCAGGACAAGCCTCAGCATATATGGGTCAACATGGATACCTCTGCTGTCACAAATTAATTCTGCATAAATATCATCATTGAAATTTACAGTTTCATCTACGCAAACGCCTCTGCATTCCGGATATTTGGGAAGATCACCGGTAGCATTTGTATGATGAGTGGCCAGCTTCAAACCGAATGGTATGAACCGCTCAATTTGTAAGGGAGATGCTTCACTGTGGGCTACTGAAAAAACTATTCCGGGAATGGCTTTTTTTACATCTGCGACAAACTCTTCTATTCCCTCAAGTTCGGGTGCTATACACCATACCTTTGCGAAGTCTCCCACCTCTTCTATCAGTAATTCATATTCCTCACGCTTAATACCCTGTGTCCATTTGTTGTTTTCTGCCTCGCATCCAAATTTGGGATTTAAATAGGGGCCTTCCATATATAATCCTTTTATTATCCTTCCGCTGCCTGTTTTTGAAGCATTCTTCATCATGGATATTCCATCAAGGAACTGCTCTCTGCTTAAATTATAATATAGCGCGGGGAGTATACTGGTAGTTCCATGTCTCAAATGATGTTCAGCAGCTCTTTGAGGATCTTCAGTGAAAAAAGCATTGCCACCTGCGTGGGTATGAATATCTATCAACCCGGGGCCGGTATAATTGCCATTAGCATCTATTATTTGGGCATTTCCGGGGATATCAGTCTTATTCATCTCACCAAGGTTTACTATTCTATCCCCTTCAGTAATTATTACTCCATTTAAGATTAAATGGTCTTTTAAGACAATATGCGTATTAGTTATAGCAATTATTGAAATCACCCCCCTTGCTATCTCATGTAGTTATGGTAATTTAAAAGCTTAAATCAGGGTTCAAGACTTTTATAATTGTTCTTGTCTGCTATTTCGAAATTACAGTCAACTCTTTTGGGAATTTCAGAGGCTTTTCCTTCAAAATATTTGACGGCGATATCCATTAGAGACTTAACCAACTCAGCTGGCGGGATGACAACTACTGCCTCATAATATGGATTTTGATCTTTCAGAAGGTTATATGTTTTCTCGCCATAACCACCACAGGAAAATACCTTGATATCCTTACTTGCTCCCATAGCCTCCAGAGCGGCAACTGCGCCGAAAGCTCCCGGATCGGTAACAGTAAATACTATATCAAAAGGCTCTTTAATATTTGTTATCATGTTGCTTGCCTTTTCTTCATTATTTTCCGGATCCTGTTCTGCTATTATTTTTATATTGCTACCCATATCACCAAGGCCTTCTTTAAATCCTTCTGCACGGGACATGCACAGAGGAGACTGGGCAAGATTGAAAATAACTATATTTGCTTTTCCACCTTTTTTCTCGTCAATGTATTTACGTACATATTTACCCATTTCCACACCGGTTTTATAGTTATCCCATGCAACGAAGCTTACGAGGTCATCCCAAACGGGAGGTTCATCAAAACCTACTATTGGAATATTCTTTCCTGCAATACTGTCCAGAGTAGTTCCGATTCCTTCCGGGTCAACTGCGCAGAACATTATCATGTCACATTGCTGGGTTACGAAGTTTTCCAACTGTGCTTGCTGTGTTTCAGGGCTTGCGTTGGCATCCTGTATTATCATTTCTGCGCCTAATGCAGCACCCTGTTCTTTAAATTCCTTATCCATATTCACATACCATTCGTCACCTTTATAATACAGGCTGACTCCGATCTTTTTCCCGGAAAGAGGTTTATCACTGGTGGAAGTTTTTGCGGTGCCCGAACTACTCTCAGTACAAGCTGTAAACAAAGATGTGAGAATCATTAAGCATAATACAAGAGATAATACTTTTATTATCTTTCTCACAATTATTCCTCCCTTTTCTTTTTAATTTATTATTAATAGCTGTTACACACACAAATTAATAATGGACTCCTGGGTTGCCTCTTCACGGGTAAGCATACCTGCAATTCTCCCCTCATGCATTACCAGTATTCTGTCGCACATTCCCAATATCTCTGGAAGCTCGGAAGATATCATAATAACCGTTTTCCCTTCTGAAGCCATCTTGCTGATTAATTTGTAGATTTCTGCCTTAGCACCTACGTCAATACCCCGGGTTGGCTCATCAAGAAAAATAATCTGACTGTTTTCCATTAGCCATTTTGCGATTACGACTTTTTGTTGATTCCCTCCTGAAAGATTTTCCACTGCAGTATCAATGGAAGGAGTATGAATCTTTAATCTGTCAACATATTGTTCTGCATAATGATTTTCAAGTTTTTTGTTCAGAACACCTCCTTTTAGTATTTTTTTAATGCTAACTAAAGTTACGTTTTCTTTTACCGCAAAAGGTAGAATTAATCCCTGAGCCTTTCTATCCTCGGGAACAAGCCCAAGGGAGTTTTTAATGGCATACTTAAATTTTTTAAACCTTACAGGGTTTCCATTAATAGTAATTTCACCGGAGCTAATCTTGTCGATTCCAAGTATCGCCCTGGCAAGCTCTGTTCTTCCTGAACCCACTAAACCAGCTATTCCTAATATTTCTCCTTTTCGAACTTCAAAGTTTATATTTTTAAGACCTTTTTGGTTGTTGAGGTTTTTGACTTTCAAAACAACTTCTCCGATTTTAACCTCTTCTTTTGGATATTCCTTTTCCAGAGTTCTTCCCACCATCATAGAGATAAGCTTATTTCTGTCAACTTCTGAAACAGGAACTGTACCAATATGCCTTCCATCCCGTAAAACTGTCAGATTGTCAGCAATTCTAAAGACTTCTTCAAGCCTGTGGGAAATATAAATTATTGAAATGCCTTGCTTTTTCAGTTTATTAATTATTTGATATAAAATATCAATTTCTTTATCAGTTAAGGTTGCAGAGGGTTCATCCATAATTATTAATCTACATTGATGATTTATTGCTTTACAAATTTCAACTATTTGTTTTTTTGCAACTGTAAGGTTGGCAACAATATCATCCGGTTCAATGTTTACTCCTAATTCACCAATCATGTTAGCGGCTTTTTCTCTCATGGTTTTCCAGTCTACAAGCTTTTTCTTATATATATAATTCCCAAGAAAAATATTCTCCGTAACCGTTAATGTTTCCGCAAGCTTGAACTCCTGGTGTACAACACTAATCCCAGCCTTCAGGGACTCATAAGGGGTTCTGAAGTGCATTTTTGTGCCATCAAATATGAATTCACCTGAATCAGGCTGATATATACCTGCCAATATTTTTATTAGAGTTGACTTACCGGCACCATTTTCGCCCAGGAGCGCATGAACAGTTCCTCTTTCCATATCAAAAGAAACATCATCCAGGGCTTTTACACCGGGGAAACTTTTTGATATGTTTCTTATGGATAAAATAATATCTTTCATGGTTGTTCCCCCTTATATGCCATAACTTTTTCTATTTCTGAGAACATCAATTGCAATAGCTACGATCAAAACAATACCTTTTAAAACATCCTGGTAAAAAGGATCAACATTTAACATAGTCATTCCATTGAAAAACATTATGAGGAAAATGGAACCAAATAACGCCCCAATAACCTTCCCCTTACCGCCTGCAAGGCTCAAACCGCCTATAACTGAAGCTATTATGGCATCAAATTCATACAGATTTCCATTTGTTATAAATGCTGAATCAAGTCTTGACATCAGGATTATTCCACCTACTGAAGCCATAAAACCTGCTATGATAAAGGTTATGGTTTTATAAAATTTAACATCAATACCTGCAAAGTAGGCTGCTTCTTTATTTCCTCCTATAGAATATACATAACGTCCGAATTTGGTTTTTGTAGAAATAAATGTAAATATTATATATACAAATATCATGATAATTACGCTATAGGGTATAAAGCCCAAACTTCCGCGGCCAATAAAATGTATTGATTTAGGAAGTTTTGCAATAGGAGCCGCATTTGTTATAACCTTTGCAAGTCCTTTTGCTACATTCTGTACCCCCAGGGTAGCTATAAATGCAGGTATTCTGATATAAGCAACCATTACACCGTTGCAGAGGCCAATGAGAGCACCCAGCAAAAGCGCAGTAGTTATTGCGACAAAGGGAGGTATATTCATAAATTTCATCATGTACGCTGCGATACAGCTGGTTATACATGCATTCTGACCTATTGAAAGGTCAAATTCGCCTGTAAGTATTACCATAGCCTGGCCTACCGCCACAACTGCAATAGTAGACGCCTGAAGCAAAATATTTTTTAAATTCTCTCCTGTGAAAAAGTATTTTGATGATACTGTAAATAATAGACCTAGTGCAACTATAGCAATAATTACTGCATAATCCTTGGAGAAATCAGAAAAGAATTTACCAGGCTGCAAAAAATATCTCTTTTCGACTTTGGGGCTTCCGTTCATAATAAACATCTCCTTTTAAAGAATGGAAAAAAGTATTTATTTTGAAAAATTGAATTCCAAACTCGCTCAATAATCGACATTTTCCACTTATTATTGTATATAATAGATTACTTCTATTAATATGCTATAAAACTTGTTTTAAACAGTTCCAATAGTTCTATTCGTAATGTTTCTTCAGGCACAATGTTGCTGCTCCTATTGCTGAAGCAGTGCTTCCTAGTTTTGATGTTGTAATTATGGAATCTTTATATAATTCAGGTATGGTTTGAAGTTTTACATTTTCAATAATTGATTCTAGTAATATATTGTTATCCTTGATTAATCTTCCTCCAATTATTACTTTTGAGGGATTGATAAGACTTATTGAGTTTGCTATACCAATAGCAATACACTTTCCCGCGTTTACCAGCAGGTCATAGCATTCTTTATCACCTAATTCTGCTGCTAAAACAATATCCTTGGTTGACGGGGTTTCATAGGCATTCTTTGTTACCTCTGCCAGCAGCCCGTTAGGATATTTTTCGGCTAGCATTTTGGCCTGTTTTGAAAGAGCCCATCCAGAAGCTAAAGATTCTATACATCCCCTCCTGCCGCAAGTACATTCAGGCCCATCCACTTTAACAATTGTGTGGCCTACTTCTCCTGATTTTCCTTTAGAGCCCGCATAAATCTGTCCGTTTATTACCATTCCGCAGCCAATACCGAGGCCGAGATCAAAAACAATAAAATTGTCACTATACCTCCCTTCCCCATGCCATAACTCGGCAAGAGTCATAAGTCTGGAACAGTCATCCATCAGGATTTCTTTTTTGTATTTTTCCTTTAAAGCAGTTCTAAACATAACACTGTTCCAATTGGGTACATTTTCTGATAGTATGGCTTCTCCTGTTTCCACATCTATATGGCCTTGAAAGGCAACACCAATTTCTGAAATATCATCTATTGATAATTCAGCTTTCTTTAACAACTGGCTAATAATTAAATCACAGAGTTGAATAAGGATATCAGTTTCAACGTTATTGTGTATATCTATGCTATGTGAAGCAAGTATGTTTCCGGTAAAATCAATTATTACTCCTGTAATGTGAGTTCCTCCAAGATCAATTCCTATACATCTGCTGAATTCTCCGTTTAATGAAAGTATTTCTTTTGGTCTTCCTAAACCCGTACTTTCAGTTGCTAATACTCTTACCTGATTGTTGGCAAACATGTCATTTACAATATTGGTAACTGTCTTTTTATCCAGGTTTGATACTTCAGCAAGCTCCACTCGGGACATCGGTCCTCTTTCCCTGAGTATATTGAGTAACTTTTTGGTATTAAAATCCCTGAGAAAACTCTGATCACTTTTTGAATATTTAGATTTTGCATCTTTTATATGCATATAGAATCATCCTTGATCGTTAAATATACTGCAGTTAATCTTCAGCAATAAGAAACAAGTTTTATATGGATAGTTATTTCAAATAAATTATATTAGATTACTTCTATAAAGTCAATATATTAGTGGAAATTTTCCTTAAAGTATGTAAAAACAAATAAACAATAGCGCTTGCTTTATTTTCTTCTCTTTCTTATCACCGCAACAGTTAATATGGCAACAATTATTATGGTAAATATTTTACCAAAGCCCATTAATAATGGTGCAAAATAACGCAAATTCCTCCATACTTTTCCTAAGGACTTATCAATTTTTGAAACTTTCTCATTAGAATATAAAGTGAAGAAAAGATCATCCTCGGGCAAAGATTCCAAAAATGCTACATAAGTGTTGTCGCTTGTCTTTTCCAGTTGGATGCTGCTTTCAACAATATAAGGGGCTTCCTTGGGAGTGATAATTTTAATGTTAAGGTTTTTAAAATCGCTCCATTTTTTTGCAGGATTCAAAATATAATCAAAGTAATAAAGAGGTTTTGAAGTTTTCCTCATATCCATGGTTCCGGTTATATTGTAATTTACAGTTACTTCTTTTTCACTATTTTCAGGAAATTCAACAGTATAGACAAAAGCAATTATTCTTCTTAAACGCCACTGATCTGTGAGAACCGAGTCTGAACTAAATCCCATACCTTGTTCAAGGTATTTATCTAAAGTCTTTGCATACATATTATAGAGTTGTACCTCAGAAAGTATTTTTGTATTTTGCTGTTTGACAGAAGCCATTTCATTTTCATTGCTGCCCATATCGTTGTCTTCAGTGGCCATTTTCATAAGATATGATTTAACTTCCATTTCCTGAGAGGCAATATGGTGTGTAAATAAGTCGGTTTTTTCCTTAAGTTCTCCGTCTGAAAATGCACTTATCTTTATATCTATGTCTTCTCCCAGGACATAAACTTCCAAGGTTTCTGGTTCATAACACCAGGCAGCAATTCTTACTTTATCACTGCTGCGTTCATACCGATTAAAACCTTTAGTAAACACTTTTGTTTTATTATAATCAAATCTGAAATCTACTACGAAATTAACTCTCTGTTCGGTTGTTGGCTTTACATTTATAGTATACAATTTTCCTTTTTCGTCTATTTCAAAGTTTTCAGCCTGATAATATTTATCTGATATTGTTCCAACAATGTTTTCAAAATCAAAGGCTTTCTTTTTGTTTTCTTCAGAGTTATTTCTATAGTTCTCAACAACATCTCCTATATATATTTCATAAGGCAGACTGCTGCCGTCAGCTGTAATTTCAACATCACTAGCCTTAAAACTCGCAAGTTCTGCCACAACAGGAAATGCCATTTGTACTGATTGAGCCTGATCTGTAGAGTTTACCATATGATAAGTTGCAGTAACCTTCCCATCAATTGTATAGGAGCGCCCTTCATAATCAGAAAAATCAAAAGTGAGATCTTCATTTTTAACAATTATAGGAGAATTTTCTTTTACCAGCATTACTTCAGAAGCAGGGTATCCTTGCCAGTATGTTGGTCCTGAGTTGGCAAGGACATTAGAGGGTAACAGGCCAGCCAAGCCCGTTAGAACAATACTTATAGCAATGCCTACTGCAAACTTTCTCATGAAGTAACCCCTTGTTTTTTCCATTTATTAATATTTATCAATAAATTCCCTTACCAGCTTAATTCTGTGTTCCAGTCCGTCAGGAGGTACTTGATCAGCCACTCCCATAACAAATCTTGTATCATCTTTAAAAACATCAATAACATTTTGCAGATGGCTTATAAAGGCGTCCTCAGAGTAACTGGGAGAGAATAGTGCTCCTGGCAGGCCGCCCCATATTACTATATTATCTCCTGCTGTTTTTCTTAAGTCTTCAAGTTTTATGTCACCTACAGGGTATGGTGTAACGGCTTCAGCTACATCAAATCCGCAGGGTTCCAGCAAAGGCAAACAGGCACCGAGAGTTCCGTCTATATGTATGCCTATATATTTACCTGCTTTATGCAGTTGCTCAATTCTCTTTTTGTAATAAGGCATATTGTATTTCTCAAATAAAGTCTTACCTGTTATTTCACTGGAAAGATTTTCTGCAAACTCCACATAAACAGCAGGAGAGGCGCATAATATATCAAAAACCTCGTCTTCTGAATCCTGAATCATACAAATTATTTCTTCAAATTCTTCAGTTTCATCCAAGTACAATTCTATTGTTTTTTCAACTCCTGCCCATCTTGCCAGAAGCTTTTGTAAAGGAGCTACAGATATAGGTGCAATAGCAGTTGCTATTCCATGTTCACCCCAAAGTTCGTCTATTCTGCTAAACTCCTTATAGTTTTCAGAATATCTTGTATTCTTAAAAATGTAGAGCATTACTCTTAAGTCATTGATATCCTTGACAAAATGTTCCTGATAAGCCCAGGAGTAAGTTGCCGGTGAGTACTTCTGAACCGATCTTATATTCCCTACAGGAGTATTATATTCACATATGTGAAGGTCTTCAGTTTTTTTCTCGCTGTAAGATATACTCTTATCAAGATGTGTGTTCCATACAAAAGGAGGATAAAAACAAATACCTGCTCCTAAATCTTTATAAAAATTCAGGTATCCGGTC
This genomic interval from Clostridiaceae bacterium contains the following:
- a CDS encoding MFS transporter, giving the protein MKVSQNTNLENTNLNEKIAVNRQRFFYGWIVAGACFIMVFVGLGLGNSPSGLYITPVTKEMGFSRGAFSVVFTFRFLFTAAFNFLIGFFVRKLEVRKMVGIGYGLLTTAFFIFSRAQSLAVFYICGALYGAGSAFCTTAVVSIIVERWFVERKGTIMGVILAGSGLGGSLFSMIVADWIQNFGWRQSYFFTSVCYMICSIPLILAIRNYPADMGLLPFGSGKEQPDNMKRTGWEGFTLDESLRKPYFYLTAICVFFTGFLNSPVYALAPSHMIDRGLDPKFAAFATSVFFFSLAIAKVVLGIIFDRFGLKITLIVCFCSHICGILILALVQNKVMAILYAVIFGFSVSMETVTIPLMVLELFGSRTYRAVIGNFLAMSTIGISLGNPTVNFSYDLTGSYQGILLIYVILSTVILALLLYIMRCSQRDKKDYFITR
- a CDS encoding amidohydrolase family protein — encoded protein: MISIIAITNTHIVLKDHLILNGVIITEGDRIVNLGEMNKTDIPGNAQIIDANGNYTGPGLIDIHTHAGGNAFFTEDPQRAAEHHLRHGTTSILPALYYNLSREQFLDGISMMKNASKTGSGRIIKGLYMEGPYLNPKFGCEAENNKWTQGIKREEYELLIEEVGDFAKVWCIAPELEGIEEFVADVKKAIPGIVFSVAHSEASPLQIERFIPFGLKLATHHTNATGDLPKYPECRGVCVDETVNFNDDIYAELICDSRGIHVDPYMLRLVLKIKGKDRIILISDAFVSEGPVPEGYEDVDDINFDFAGEIAGSKLTLNIACRNMFKHTGSSLCDVFRFASYNPAKLLNMSGYGEIAAGNKADLIIVDHLMNVKKVILSGEIII
- a CDS encoding sugar ABC transporter substrate-binding protein, with product MRKIIKVLSLVLCLMILTSLFTACTESSSGTAKTSTSDKPLSGKKIGVSLYYKGDEWYVNMDKEFKEQGAALGAEMIIQDANASPETQQAQLENFVTQQCDMIMFCAVDPEGIGTTLDSIAGKNIPIVGFDEPPVWDDLVSFVAWDNYKTGVEMGKYVRKYIDEKKGGKANIVIFNLAQSPLCMSRAEGFKEGLGDMGSNIKIIAEQDPENNEEKASNMITNIKEPFDIVFTVTDPGAFGAVAALEAMGASKDIKVFSCGGYGEKTYNLLKDQNPYYEAVVVIPPAELVKSLMDIAVKYFEGKASEIPKRVDCNFEIADKNNYKSLEP
- a CDS encoding sugar ABC transporter ATP-binding protein, giving the protein MKDIILSIRNISKSFPGVKALDDVSFDMERGTVHALLGENGAGKSTLIKILAGIYQPDSGEFIFDGTKMHFRTPYESLKAGISVVHQEFKLAETLTVTENIFLGNYIYKKKLVDWKTMREKAANMIGELGVNIEPDDIVANLTVAKKQIVEICKAINHQCRLIIMDEPSATLTDKEIDILYQIINKLKKQGISIIYISHRLEEVFRIADNLTVLRDGRHIGTVPVSEVDRNKLISMMVGRTLEKEYPKEEVKIGEVVLKVKNLNNQKGLKNINFEVRKGEILGIAGLVGSGRTELARAILGIDKISSGEITINGNPVRFKKFKYAIKNSLGLVPEDRKAQGLILPFAVKENVTLVSIKKILKGGVLNKKLENHYAEQYVDRLKIHTPSIDTAVENLSGGNQQKVVIAKWLMENSQIIFLDEPTRGIDVGAKAEIYKLISKMASEGKTVIMISSELPEILGMCDRILVMHEGRIAGMLTREEATQESIINLCV
- a CDS encoding ABC transporter permease, whose protein sequence is MNGSPKVEKRYFLQPGKFFSDFSKDYAVIIAIVALGLLFTVSSKYFFTGENLKNILLQASTIAVVAVGQAMVILTGEFDLSIGQNACITSCIAAYMMKFMNIPPFVAITTALLLGALIGLCNGVMVAYIRIPAFIATLGVQNVAKGLAKVITNAAPIAKLPKSIHFIGRGSLGFIPYSVIIMIFVYIIFTFISTKTKFGRYVYSIGGNKEAAYFAGIDVKFYKTITFIIAGFMASVGGIILMSRLDSAFITNGNLYEFDAIIASVIGGLSLAGGKGKVIGALFGSIFLIMFFNGMTMLNVDPFYQDVLKGIVLIVAIAIDVLRNRKSYGI
- a CDS encoding ROK family protein — protein: MHIKDAKSKYSKSDQSFLRDFNTKKLLNILRERGPMSRVELAEVSNLDKKTVTNIVNDMFANNQVRVLATESTGLGRPKEILSLNGEFSRCIGIDLGGTHITGVIIDFTGNILASHSIDIHNNVETDILIQLCDLIISQLLKKAELSIDDISEIGVAFQGHIDVETGEAILSENVPNWNSVMFRTALKEKYKKEILMDDCSRLMTLAELWHGEGRYSDNFIVFDLGLGIGCGMVINGQIYAGSKGKSGEVGHTIVKVDGPECTCGRRGCIESLASGWALSKQAKMLAEKYPNGLLAEVTKNAYETPSTKDIVLAAELGDKECYDLLVNAGKCIAIGIANSISLINPSKVIIGGRLIKDNNILLESIIENVKLQTIPELYKDSIITTSKLGSTASAIGAATLCLKKHYE